A segment of the Panacibacter ginsenosidivorans genome:
TATATCTGCGATCAACTGATGGTATGCTGCTTCATAATTTTCAAAAGCACTGATATCTCTTGTTGCAAACATTGATTGCTTCATCATGCCATTGTCACCTGCTGTAGCTTTTCCCGCAGTATGCAACTTATTCAAAATCTTTTCATCCAAAGCAACACTGGTAAAATAGTTGCCGGCTTTGTTAAAATGCGCTGCTAATCTTTTTGTTTGCTGCTCATGTTCATTACCGGCAAATAGGCGGGAAGCTTTTACCGGTGTTCCTTTATAGGAAAGGTAACATAAGCAATCCTGGTGCAGTTCAAGATCAGTAAGTAAACTATGATTGAAAGGATTAAGGCTGATGCACCATGTACCTGTTGACAATAAGATGAATGGCTCTGTAAAAGCTGAAAGATATGGTATCAGTGCAGCAGAGCTATCATGTAAGCCAATTCCAATGGCTATTTTACGCGTATCATTATTGGCATGCACAATATTATCTCCACGATAAATAGGTGCAAATTTTGTACGCATTCCTTCATCATATACCCATTTGTGGTATTTATGAATTTTAAAATTCCACAACTGTGTGTGGCAACCAACACTGGTTATATCTGTAGCTGCTCTGGCTGAAACAATAAAACTTAGATACTGAGGCAGGTGGAGGGAATATTTTATCTGCTCATAAATTTTCGGTTGCTCATATTTCAAACGATACAACTGCATTCCTGAATTCAAATTCCCCAACACAGGCGATGCTGTTTGTTTTGCAATTAAACTTTCACCACCATAAGTGTCATAAAATTTTTTCTTTAAATTTTCAGGATAAGGTTTCAGGTAATTGTATAATGGCGTTAGCGGTTTATAAAAATCATTCAGGTGCACAAAACTTGCACCATAACCAGAAAAATTTACCGCTTTTACATCATACTGTTTGTTCGCAATAAGCTGCCAGTATTTTTCCCAAATCCAGTTGGTCAGGGCTTTTAAATCTTCGCAGGGAAAGCCATCTTCGTCTGTTGTTTCGTCGAGCTGCACACTTTCTTCCTGCACAACATGATATTGTTCATCAAACAATAATATTTTTTTATTGGTTTTGCCAATGTCGAAGATCGCTATGACAGAGATTTTATTCATGTTTATTATGGGCCAAAATGTATTGCTACTATGAAACTTTTCTTGCGTCGCACTCTTGTACGCTTTGTTCTTTGTTCAACACTACAAACCAGTTGCAACAGTTTTCGATCCACGTTGTTTAATTAGACTTTCTCTTACTTTTTCACTTCTGTATACAGACAGTGGATTTAACACACCGCCACTTCTTAATCTTGCTTCTGCAACAAGTGCACGAACATCTGTACGAAATGCCTGCTGCAAAATTTCCTGTGCAGTTACTACATCATTATTATTCTGGGCCTCTGCTAACCTTTTCCTGTCAACCAACAATGCCTGGGCATAGGTGATCATGATTGCCTCTACGGATTGTAATAAATCTTCAAGCGGATCTTTTACATTGTGACTCGCATCAATCATCCAGCCAAGGTCTGTTGCATGGTTCATATCTTTTGCATCCATGCCTTCAACCAGTTCATTGAAGATGAGAAATAGTTGATATGGTTTTATACTGCCAACAGTAAGATCATCATCTCCATATTTACTGTCATTGAAATGAAAGCCACCAAGCTTTCCTTCCATCAACAACAATGCAACGATCTGTTCAATATTTGCGTTTGGCAAATGATGCCCAAGGTCAACTAATGTGTATGCTTTCTTGCCAAGCTTACTTGTATATAATAATGATTGTCCCCAATCTCCAACAGTTGTGGAATAAAAGTTAGGTTCAAATGCTTTGTACTCTACAAACATTTTCCAGTGATCGGGCAGAGCTGCATATACTTCCTGCAAACTTTCCAATGTATTCTGAAATGCTTTTCTAAAATTCAACTGGCCGGGAAAGCATGAACCATCACTTAACCAAACGGTTAATGATTCAGAACCCAACTCTAAGCCATATTTAACTACTTCAATATTGTGATCAACTGCTTGTTTGCGCACCGCTTTATCTACATGCTGCATGGATCCATACTTATAACTCAATTCCTGATCAGGCTGATCCTGGAAAGTGTTGGAGTTCATGGCATCGAACTTTAAACCGTTTTGTGCAGCGAGTGCTTTAATGTGTGATGCATTTTCCGGAATATCCCACGGAATGTGTAAAGAGATAGCTCCACTACTTCTGTTCAATGCATGTAGCAAACCAATGTCTTCAATTTTTTCTTCAAGGTTACGCGGTTCGCCACCACCGGGAAAACGGCCAAACCTTGTACCGCCTGTACCCAGCGCCCAGCTTGGGATTGCCACCTGGAAGTCTATCAACTTTTGCAGCAAACCATTTACATCTTTTATATCTGCGGCAATAAAATCAAACTTGCGCTGGTGCTCTTTCTGCAGCGAATGGTTGTGTTCTTCGAGTTTATATTTTTCTATTTGCATAGCAATGTTATTTTGTCTGAACCATGATTTTCAGGATTCACCTGATTATCCTGATTCTTTATTCATTATGGTAAATAATATACTTCTTTCAATGGAATATTTATTGGAGAATTGTCATCATTGGTCTCCATAATGTCTTTCATATAATCCCACCATTTTTTCATTATTGGTTCATTGGGCAGATCATCAAGTTTCGTTTTATCTGCTATAGTAAGGTAACCAAATAATATGTTTGTTTCTTCGTCTAAGAAAATGGAATAATCTTTTATGCCTTCGTGTTTGAGCAACGATTGTAATTCCGGCCATAAGGCATCATGACGCTTTTTGTATTCGTCTTCACAACCTTTAAAGAGTTTCATTTTGAATGCTACACGTTGCATATTTTTTATTTATTTACTTTTTGTCTTGATACAAAAAGTAACAAAAAAATCAAGAACGGATGATATACAGCACATCCGTTCATTCGCCTTGATTTGGCTCTTGTAACATCTGTGACTTCAGCTATTTTTTCTTTACTCATCAATGATGCGTAATTTACAATTCTACTTTATGTTTTAGCCGCATAACGATATATTGTACAAGTGTGCGACGCAACAGGCGATGGTACAAAGAACAGTAGTCAGGCTCAAAATAATATTTATTAAACGTACAATTTTCAATGAACATACTTTATAACTCCCCTTTAGGGGACGGGGGTTTCTTCTATCTCAAAAACGCCATAGCCACACCACCATCAACATTCAATGTGTTACCGGTTGATTTATTTAATAGACCACCAACAAAAGCATAACATGCGTTGGCAATATCTTCAGG
Coding sequences within it:
- a CDS encoding FGGY-family carbohydrate kinase codes for the protein MNKISVIAIFDIGKTNKKILLFDEQYHVVQEESVQLDETTDEDGFPCEDLKALTNWIWEKYWQLIANKQYDVKAVNFSGYGASFVHLNDFYKPLTPLYNYLKPYPENLKKKFYDTYGGESLIAKQTASPVLGNLNSGMQLYRLKYEQPKIYEQIKYSLHLPQYLSFIVSARAATDITSVGCHTQLWNFKIHKYHKWVYDEGMRTKFAPIYRGDNIVHANNDTRKIAIGIGLHDSSAALIPYLSAFTEPFILLSTGTWCISLNPFNHSLLTDLELHQDCLCYLSYKGTPVKASRLFAGNEHEQQTKRLAAHFNKAGNYFTSVALDEKILNKLHTAGKATAGDNGMMKQSMFATRDISAFENYEAAYHQLIADIIVQQVRSTKLVLNESVKRIFVDGGFSRNAIYMHLLAEAFPGIEVYAATVAQASALGAALAIHHQWNAKSLPDNIIDLKLYSVAHSEKA
- a CDS encoding sugar isomerase; this translates as MQIEKYKLEEHNHSLQKEHQRKFDFIAADIKDVNGLLQKLIDFQVAIPSWALGTGGTRFGRFPGGGEPRNLEEKIEDIGLLHALNRSSGAISLHIPWDIPENASHIKALAAQNGLKFDAMNSNTFQDQPDQELSYKYGSMQHVDKAVRKQAVDHNIEVVKYGLELGSESLTVWLSDGSCFPGQLNFRKAFQNTLESLQEVYAALPDHWKMFVEYKAFEPNFYSTTVGDWGQSLLYTSKLGKKAYTLVDLGHHLPNANIEQIVALLLMEGKLGGFHFNDSKYGDDDLTVGSIKPYQLFLIFNELVEGMDAKDMNHATDLGWMIDASHNVKDPLEDLLQSVEAIMITYAQALLVDRKRLAEAQNNNDVVTAQEILQQAFRTDVRALVAEARLRSGGVLNPLSVYRSEKVRESLIKQRGSKTVATGL
- the rhaM gene encoding L-rhamnose mutarotase; this encodes MQRVAFKMKLFKGCEDEYKKRHDALWPELQSLLKHEGIKDYSIFLDEETNILFGYLTIADKTKLDDLPNEPIMKKWWDYMKDIMETNDDNSPINIPLKEVYYLP